The following coding sequences are from one Triticum dicoccoides isolate Atlit2015 ecotype Zavitan chromosome 4A, WEW_v2.0, whole genome shotgun sequence window:
- the LOC119288644 gene encoding putative cyclin-dependent kinase F-2 produces MAARKRPAAAVLGAGHATTTQGSPTRCKRSRINNIRSSADYEEKTCLGEGGFGCVLRARHRATGKIVAIKYLNWEDGSTEAPDPAELLREAGFLEACDGNPYVVGFEGLVRDPDNGAYGLVMEYVAAPTLHEFLWNRCRGGGPPLPESTVRAIMWKLFTGAKKMHDRHVVHRDIKPANILLGQDGELVKICDFGLAISLSELPPYTQAGTAFYLAPEMLLGKKDYDALVDTWSLGCVMAEMLTGKTLFLGDDDDDDDDDDDTNNEIIQLWSIFRLLGTPDDRTWPEFTSLPHTAKALRLLPPGHKENKLRELFPREKLSDEGFQLLQGLLTCNPDKRLTAAAALKHRWFAAPRPATAAAKGGALPLTVKKAPRIKFIPPAMPQKGTQHNKCN; encoded by the exons ATGGCCGCGCGCAAGCGACCTGCTGCTGCCGTCCTCGGCGCCGGACACGCCACCACCACCCAAGGATCGCCGACGCGCTGCAAGAGGAGCCGCATCAACAACATCCGGAGCAGCGCGGACTACGAGGAGAAGACATGCCTCGGCGAGGGCGGCTTCGGCTGCGTCCTCcgggcgcgccaccgcgccaccggCAAGATCGTCGCCATCAAGTACCTCAACTGGGAGGACGGGTCCACGGAGGCGCCCGACCCCGCCGAGCTTCTGCGGGAGGCCGGATTCCTCGAGGCCTGCGACGGGAACCCGTACGTCGTCGGCTTCGAGGGCCTGGTGCGCGACCCTGATAACGGCGCCTACGGCCTCGTCATGGAGTACGTCGCCGCGCCGACCCTCCATGAGTTCCTGTGGAATAGGTGCCGCGGCGGCGGCCCGCCGCTCCCGGAGTCCACGGTGCGCGCCATCATGTGGAAGCTCTTCACCGGTGCCAAGAAGATGCACGACCGCCACGTCGTCCACCGCGACATCAAGCCGGCCAACATCCTCCTCGGCCAAGACGGGGAACTGGTCAAAATCTGCGACTTTGGGCTGGCGATCTCCTTGTCCGAGCTGCCGCCCTACACCCAGGCCGGCACGGCGTTCTACTTGGCGCCCGAAATGCTGCTGGGGAAGAAAGACTACGACGCGCTCGTCGACACGTGGTCTCTTGGGTGCGTCATGGCCGAGATGCTCACCGGCAAGACGCTGTTCctcggcgatgatgatgatgacgatgacgatgacgacgacacAAACAATGAGATCATCCAACTCTGGAGCATCTTCCGCTTGCTCGGGACGCCGGACGACAGGACGTGGCCGGAGTTCACATCGTTGCCGCACACCGCCAAGGCCCTACGACTCCTACCGCCGGGGCACAAGGAGAACAAGCTGCGGGAACTGTTCCCTCGAGAGAAGCTCTCCGACGAAGGATTCCAGTTGCTGCAAGGCCTCCTCACCTGCAACCCCGACAAGCGACTGACGGCGGCCGCGGCGCTCAAACACCGATGGTTTGCTGCTCCTCGTCCTGCCACCGCCGCGGCAAAGGGCGGCGCTTTGCCGTTGACGGTAAAGAAGGCACCAAGGATCAAGTTCATCCCGCCGGCCATGCCACAGAAG GGAACGCAGCACAACAAGTGTAATTGA